A genomic segment from Cryptosporangium phraense encodes:
- a CDS encoding nuclear transport factor 2 family protein: MTLAPSPTDTTTTAWRAAGEVGDLDAAIACLAEDVEVISPLTAAFTFRGRAQVREMLAAAFEIFSDVRFHTELGDEVARALVLTGRVGRESFEEAQLLRFDAEGQITEVTLFGRPLPALTQVMTDIGPRLVRGQGRPGLARVIGAATAPLAFFTRVGEKRLVPLADPNRRR; encoded by the coding sequence ATGACCCTCGCTCCTTCACCCACGGACACCACGACCACCGCCTGGCGGGCGGCCGGCGAGGTCGGCGACCTCGATGCGGCGATCGCCTGCCTGGCCGAGGACGTCGAGGTGATCTCGCCGCTGACCGCGGCGTTCACCTTCCGCGGCCGGGCTCAGGTCCGCGAGATGCTGGCCGCCGCGTTCGAGATCTTCTCCGACGTTCGGTTTCACACCGAGCTGGGGGACGAAGTGGCGCGAGCGCTGGTGCTGACCGGGCGGGTCGGGCGCGAGTCGTTCGAGGAGGCTCAGCTCTTGCGGTTCGATGCGGAGGGGCAGATCACCGAGGTCACGTTGTTCGGGCGGCCGTTGCCCGCGCTGACGCAGGTGATGACCGACATCGGTCCGAGGCTGGTTCGCGGGCAGGGCCGGCCGGGCTTGGCTCGGGTGATAGGCGCCGCGACCGCGCCGCTCGCGTTTTTCACGCGGGTCGGCGAGAAGCGGTTGGTGCCGCTGGCCGACCCGAACCGCCGCCGCTGA
- a CDS encoding acyl-CoA dehydrogenase family protein: protein MDFTPDPSLHEAAELTALVIGRAPASELWAALVDAGLVEIALPADVRGDDLGPAGAAAVLTELGRAAAATPALATLMLGALPLARAGHLEPLPRVIDDHAVLTAALHEPSSAFPSLPRATAVRSAGGFTVAGVKVGVPDAEAAERVLVPVTLSGSPGLLAVDPRTPGVSIMRTPGAGPAAPYRVSFDEVSVPASALVGDAAAVDDLYRLAVAGAASYADGLLAGALALTVAHVGAREQFGRPLATFQAVAQEVAEVYLASRTLHLLAQSAIWQLSRPDPATDGEIAAYWVATELPRAIGRCHHLHGGLGLDRDYPLHRYSAAASDLARLVGGPENTLDRLGGQYVCSSN, encoded by the coding sequence GTGGATTTCACCCCCGACCCGTCCCTGCACGAAGCGGCCGAGCTGACCGCGCTGGTGATCGGCCGGGCTCCCGCGTCCGAGCTCTGGGCCGCGCTCGTCGACGCCGGCCTCGTCGAGATCGCGCTCCCGGCCGACGTCCGCGGCGACGACCTGGGGCCGGCCGGGGCCGCCGCGGTGCTGACCGAACTCGGCCGGGCCGCCGCGGCCACCCCGGCGCTGGCCACGCTGATGCTGGGCGCGTTACCGCTCGCCCGCGCGGGTCACCTGGAGCCGCTGCCCCGGGTGATCGACGACCACGCGGTGCTGACCGCGGCGCTGCACGAGCCGTCGTCGGCCTTCCCGTCGCTGCCGCGGGCGACCGCCGTGCGGTCGGCCGGCGGGTTCACCGTCGCCGGGGTCAAGGTCGGCGTCCCCGACGCCGAGGCCGCCGAGCGTGTCCTGGTGCCGGTGACCCTCTCCGGATCGCCGGGGTTGCTCGCCGTCGACCCGCGCACGCCCGGCGTGTCGATCATGCGGACGCCCGGCGCCGGGCCGGCCGCCCCGTACCGGGTCTCGTTCGACGAGGTGTCCGTCCCGGCTTCGGCGCTGGTCGGCGACGCGGCCGCGGTGGACGACCTGTACCGGCTGGCCGTGGCCGGTGCCGCCAGTTACGCCGACGGCCTGCTCGCGGGCGCGCTGGCGCTGACCGTGGCCCACGTCGGGGCGCGCGAGCAGTTCGGGCGGCCGCTGGCGACGTTCCAGGCCGTCGCCCAGGAGGTCGCCGAGGTCTACCTGGCGTCCCGGACGCTGCACCTGCTAGCCCAGTCGGCGATCTGGCAGCTCTCCCGGCCCGACCCGGCCACCGACGGCGAGATCGCCGCGTACTGGGTGGCCACCGAACTGCCCCGCGCGATCGGGAGGTGCCACCACCTGCACGGCGGCCTCGGGCTCGACCGCGACTACCCGCTGCACCGGTACTCGGCCGCCGCCAGCGACCTGGCCCGGCTGGTCGGCGGCCCGGAGAACACGCTCGACCGTCTCGGAGGGCAGTACGTGTGTTCATCGAACTGA
- the kstR gene encoding cholesterol catabolism transcriptional regulator KstR, translating to MASPSRARGGSQGVLNTLNALTEDDLGSAAQRDRRKRMLDATIALATKGGYDAVQMRAVAENADVALGTLYRYFPSKNHLLVTGLAREFEQAQEKLDRLEIPGDTPSERVLFVLGRVTRKLQRYPQLTEAMTRAFMFADASVAAEVDTVGRLMEEMFGRAMHAEPNTQDRAIARVIGDVWLSNLVAWVTRRASVSDVAARLELTVHLLLDNVTDEGSTR from the coding sequence ATGGCGAGCCCGTCTCGCGCCCGCGGCGGCAGCCAAGGCGTACTGAACACGCTGAACGCCCTCACCGAGGACGATCTCGGCTCGGCGGCCCAGCGCGACCGCCGCAAGCGCATGCTCGACGCGACGATCGCGCTCGCGACCAAGGGCGGTTACGACGCGGTCCAGATGCGGGCGGTCGCCGAGAACGCGGACGTCGCTCTCGGCACGCTCTACCGGTACTTCCCGTCGAAGAACCATCTGCTGGTCACCGGGCTGGCCCGGGAGTTCGAGCAGGCCCAGGAGAAGCTCGACCGGCTCGAGATCCCGGGTGACACCCCGAGCGAGCGCGTGCTGTTCGTCCTCGGCCGGGTGACCCGCAAACTGCAGCGGTACCCGCAGCTCACCGAGGCGATGACCCGCGCGTTCATGTTCGCCGACGCCAGCGTGGCGGCCGAGGTCGACACGGTCGGACGCCTGATGGAGGAGATGTTCGGCCGGGCGATGCACGCCGAGCCGAACACTCAGGACCGCGCGATCGCCCGGGTGATCGGCGACGTCTGGTTGTCGAACCTGGTCGCCTGGGTCACCCGGCGCGCATCGGTGAGCGACGTGGCCGCGCGGCTCGAGCTCACCGTCCATCTGCTGCTGGACAACGTCACCGACGAAGGGTCAACACGGTGA
- a CDS encoding metallophosphoesterase gives MADTDALTAATESTPAPTPERRRSPVVFVGILIVVTLLLFGVPWWTLLGPQNEWPLAVVITGTVLVVAAAIGLPTAMLTGHARHSDGAARVGDTLLGVVWVLFVWSILGNVLGLVLLAAGVDDPGRSRIVAVATIVVSAALLIWGNYEAMRVPRVRELDVTIDRLGAGLDGTRVVLIADTHYGPIDRAPWSRKVAAVINDLDADVIAHAGDIADGTPYQREEQAAPLGTLEAKLAKVYVTGNHEYFNEAQGWLDRMTDLGWNSLHNRHVVVERGGDRLVVAGVDDVTAKGSGLPGHRTDLPKALDGADQNLPVLLLAHQPKFVKHAAEAGIDLMVSGHTHGGQMWPFNFLVRLDQPVVRGLSRHGATTQLYTSGGTGFWGPPFRVFAPSEITVLTLRR, from the coding sequence GTGGCCGACACCGACGCACTCACCGCGGCCACCGAGAGCACTCCCGCTCCCACGCCGGAACGACGCCGGAGCCCGGTCGTGTTCGTCGGCATCCTGATCGTCGTCACGCTGCTGCTGTTCGGCGTGCCCTGGTGGACGCTGCTCGGTCCGCAGAACGAGTGGCCACTGGCGGTCGTCATCACCGGCACCGTCCTCGTCGTGGCCGCCGCGATCGGGCTGCCGACTGCGATGCTCACCGGCCACGCCCGGCACAGCGACGGCGCCGCCCGCGTCGGAGACACGCTGCTCGGCGTCGTCTGGGTGCTGTTCGTCTGGTCGATCCTCGGGAACGTTCTCGGCCTGGTGCTGCTCGCGGCCGGCGTCGACGACCCCGGCCGGTCGCGGATCGTCGCGGTAGCGACGATCGTCGTCAGCGCCGCGCTCCTGATCTGGGGCAACTACGAGGCGATGCGCGTCCCGCGGGTCCGTGAACTCGACGTCACGATCGACCGCCTCGGCGCGGGCCTCGACGGCACCCGGGTCGTGCTCATCGCCGACACGCACTACGGCCCGATCGACCGGGCCCCTTGGTCGCGCAAGGTCGCCGCGGTCATCAACGACCTGGACGCGGACGTGATCGCCCACGCCGGCGACATCGCCGACGGGACGCCCTACCAACGCGAAGAGCAGGCGGCGCCGCTGGGCACCCTCGAAGCGAAGCTGGCCAAGGTCTACGTGACCGGCAACCACGAGTACTTCAACGAGGCCCAGGGCTGGCTCGACCGGATGACCGACCTGGGCTGGAACTCGCTCCACAACCGGCACGTCGTCGTCGAGCGCGGCGGCGACCGGCTGGTGGTCGCGGGCGTCGACGACGTCACCGCGAAGGGGTCGGGCCTGCCCGGCCACCGCACCGACCTGCCCAAGGCCCTCGATGGCGCCGACCAGAACCTGCCCGTGCTGCTCCTCGCCCACCAGCCGAAGTTCGTGAAGCACGCGGCCGAGGCCGGCATCGATCTCATGGTGTCCGGCCACACGCACGGCGGCCAGATGTGGCCGTTCAACTTCCTGGTCCGCCTCGACCAGCCGGTCGTGCGTGGCCTGTCCCGCCACGGCGCGACGACCCAGCTCTACACCAGCGGTGGCACCGGCTTCTGGGGCCCGCCGTTCCGCGTCTTCGCGCCGAGCGAAATCACCGTGTTGACCCTTCGTCGGTGA
- a CDS encoding acyl-CoA dehydrogenase family protein, translating into MFIELTESQRTLRDELRKYFAGVLSPADREAMLVDRHGPEYRALIRRLGADGWLGLGWPVEYGGRGLGPVEQQLFVNEAARADVPLPSVTLETVGPTLQKYGTDAQRERFLPAILRGEVHFAIGYTEPEAGTDLASLKTRAVLDGSDYVVDGQKIFTTGGHDADFVWLACRTDPDAPKHRGISILIVDTTDPGYSWTPIITSDGAHHVNATYYRNVRVPVGMLVGEENRGWRLITTQLNHERVMLGPAGRIGGLLDRVREWASSRSTPSGEPLLSLPDVRRSLGRVHAFQRANELLNWQVAASAGRELGPGEIADASATKVFGAQAVQWIGPLLEDVVVRHGDPADPETAALLRWLDVQRKRNTVLTFGGGVDEIQRELIATAGLGLERVPR; encoded by the coding sequence GTGTTCATCGAACTGACCGAGTCGCAGCGGACGTTGCGCGACGAGCTCCGCAAGTACTTCGCCGGGGTGCTCTCACCCGCCGACCGGGAGGCGATGCTCGTCGACCGGCACGGGCCGGAGTACCGCGCGCTGATCCGTCGGCTCGGCGCGGACGGCTGGCTCGGGCTCGGCTGGCCGGTCGAGTACGGCGGGCGGGGGCTGGGGCCGGTCGAACAGCAGCTGTTCGTCAACGAAGCGGCCCGGGCCGACGTCCCGCTGCCGTCGGTGACGCTGGAGACCGTCGGTCCGACCCTGCAGAAGTACGGAACCGACGCCCAACGCGAGCGTTTCCTGCCCGCGATCCTGCGCGGCGAGGTGCACTTCGCGATCGGCTACACCGAGCCCGAGGCCGGCACGGATCTGGCGTCCCTGAAGACCCGGGCCGTGCTCGACGGCTCCGACTACGTCGTCGACGGGCAGAAGATCTTCACGACCGGCGGTCACGACGCCGACTTCGTCTGGCTGGCCTGCCGCACCGATCCGGACGCGCCGAAGCACCGCGGGATCTCGATCCTGATCGTCGACACCACGGACCCGGGCTACTCGTGGACGCCGATCATCACCTCGGACGGCGCGCATCACGTCAACGCGACCTACTACCGGAACGTCCGGGTCCCGGTGGGGATGCTGGTGGGCGAGGAGAACCGGGGCTGGCGCCTGATCACCACGCAGCTCAACCACGAGCGGGTGATGCTCGGCCCGGCCGGCCGGATCGGCGGGCTGCTCGACCGGGTGCGCGAGTGGGCGTCGTCGCGGTCCACGCCGTCGGGCGAGCCGTTGCTCTCGCTCCCCGACGTGCGCCGCTCGCTCGGGCGGGTGCACGCGTTCCAGCGCGCCAACGAGCTCCTCAACTGGCAGGTGGCAGCGTCCGCCGGACGTGAACTCGGCCCGGGGGAGATCGCCGACGCCTCGGCCACCAAGGTCTTCGGCGCTCAGGCGGTGCAGTGGATCGGCCCGCTGCTCGAAGACGTGGTCGTCCGGCACGGCGATCCGGCCGACCCGGAGACCGCCGCACTGCTCCGCTGGCTCGACGTCCAACGCAAACGCAACACGGTCCTGACGTTCGGCGGCGGCGTGGACGAGATCCAGCGCGAGCTCATCGCCACCGCGGGCCTCGGGCTGGAGAGGGTTCCCCGATGA